GAATTGTCTTCCAAAAGTCTTTGTTGTCTTTGACTTTCGTAGGGTGGCTTTAGCTCCACAATGGCATACCACAACATTACATTGCAGATTCGCATTCCTACAATTCTCAGAATTCAAACTTTCATGGCTACCTGCTGAGATATGAGAAGAACATTGATGCGACTTCATGTTCCTGCAAAACCCTAACCCCCAGTTTCTTCCCAATCTCAAAAAGCTGGAATCAACCAAACCCTAACCCCCAATTTGTGAAGAATCTGGAAAATGAAGAAGATTCTGGTTTAACCCTATCCCCCCAATTCCTTTTAACGAAGGAGAAGAGTACAGTAACGTCCACGTAAGCTGCCACATAAGCTTCTACTAACGTCCGTTTGCCTGTGTTGGACGGAAAGGACTCTTGTGCTACGTTTTTAATAGATAAGGGAgttatttgaactttttaaaaattatgggACGAAATTGGACCCCGAGTAAAAGTTAGaggacgaaaaatggtattttgcCTATATTTAATCACAACCTTTAATTTAAactcaataattattattaaattttcacATTTTCATATAACATATATAATCCTTTAAtcctttaatgaataaaaataatttaaaatttgaaaaatcaagtaaaattaataaataactattaaatttttttgatgCTATTAGAATTGTTTTTCTTCTAATTCAATCAAAATATACTTAAacccattttaaaaatattaacaatCTCCCATATTGAATGCTCTCACACTCAAAGTGCAATGTCATAATATCATAACATAAGTTCTTAAGAAATGAATACCCTCAAAAGAAGTTTGATCAATATCAAATAagcatttttttaataaagaacAATCAATAAATTAGGCTTATGGAAATATAAAAGACACGAGTGCTCTATTGTGATGTTCTGGATCATCCAATACTTCAGCAGAAGCCGCAACTTTAACATTATATACCATAGAAACTGAATCATGTGTGGCAGAAATGGCAAGCTGGTACTTGGTTCCTTCGATTTTCTTGTAGGATACAGCAAACAAGACCTTCTCAAGTTTCAACTTGTTAACTGAAACCCCCTTGTTGTACTCGTTAATAGCAAAGTTTGCGATTTCAATCACATACGGATCATCCACGTTGATGGGATCAACAGCAAAGTTGGAAAATTCAGTCACATATGAATCATTGATGTTGATGGGGT
The Vicia villosa cultivar HV-30 ecotype Madison, WI linkage group LG6, Vvil1.0, whole genome shotgun sequence genome window above contains:
- the LOC131613704 gene encoding cysteine proteinase inhibitor 5-like, translating into MKFQSSIILSFLVVILAYAATNHANPININDSYVTEFSNFAVDPINVDDPYVIEIANFAINEYNKGVSVNKLKLEKVLFAVSYKKIEGTKYQLAISATHDSVSMVYNVKVAASAEVLDDPEHHNRALVSFIFP